The Aspergillus oryzae RIB40 DNA, chromosome 5 genome segment AATCAGTGTAGAGAACCCGACTTGGAGGTCAGCGCCCGCGCAGAATGCTGGGCCTGATCCTGTTACAACTACTGCTTTGACTCGATCGTCGGTATCGAAGTGTTGGTATGCCGCAATTATCTCCTCGATCATTTGCGCCGTTACGGCGTTGAACTGGCGTGGGCGATTTAGTTTCAGAATGACTACCTTGGTGACGGTGGGCAAGGTCTCTGGGAAATGGGAAATGGATATGGTCTTAAAAGGAAGGGTTTCATAGGATTCTGGTGGGTTGGTTCTGTTTGCCATATTGTCTGATGCTTGGTGTGTTGGGATTGTAATCCGGTATTCTGATATGTGTGAGAGAGCAGGAAACGATTCAGGTCAGCCTGTAGATTAATATAGACCATTGTATACAATATCATCACAGGATTGTAATGCATTTCTAGGAATCTCGTGTTATCGAAAATGCCTTTTCATGGCCGAGATAATGTAATCGGTTAAGCTGTGCAAGGCTGCTATCCTGAGCCTCGGCTTTGATGGGAGTATAGCCTCTGTGAATTGCTGATAAATATGAAATAGAGGAGTCCAAGACTATAGGGTTGAGTCCGTCTAAATGATACCTTAAGGCCTGATTTTGCTCCCACACTCTTATACATAAGCCGCAAGTTCCAGCGCCCGCTTGTGGCTTGTGCAGGTGCTATGGTAGAGAGATACAAAAGTACTGTTACGCAACTGAGAATTTTTAGCAGAATGTGCTTCAACCAAGGGAAGTCTGCTTCCTTGCAGAGAGGCAGTACGAAAGTAAGCAAGTTTTGACAACTAGCTTCGCTGCCTCGTTCCATGGTTATCGGGTAAAGCAGCCTTCAAGCAATTGACTGGATTAGACTTGTCTTGGCTCATCATATCTTGCCAATGAGGTCCACTTGTAGGATCTAGGTAAATAATTCTAGCCCCCCTGTCAACAGCAAGAAGTAAAAATGCTCATGTCTGTCTCTGAGCCTATATTTCTGTCAAATTATTCTGCCGTTCTGCTAATATTTCAACCCGAATTAGTCATTCTGAGAATGTCATGGTATAGAGTCCTCTTTCAGTCCAAGAAGTAAAGTAGTCAGATGACGAACATGCCCTGCAAAACACAATCAAGTAAGGGCTCGGCAGGAGATGAGGGGTGAGTTTCTATAGTACTTGGCATTAATATGTGCTACAAAGCATGCTACTTAGCTAATTCCACCGTCGCATGATGAGCCTGTTATGTCGATGAGGTTGCCACACGAAGGCCAATACTTGCAGTCTGGACTACTCACTAGACTCCACTTCCTGCAGCTTGGGCTATTAAAGTTAAATTGACACTAACGAGGCATGGATGGCATATCAGGAATCACACCATATCAGAATGTCACCCTACCACATTCCTAGGCATCACACTGAGTGGGTCAGTCGGACGGGCTGTTGCCGCTGTCGTTAAGTGGGCCGTGTGTATTTACTACTGAAACCCCTAGATTGTTAAGTTCCGGCGAACTAGCGTGCAGTCTAGTCAATAGACTTCTTGACCGTCGAGGAGGATCGCCCATCCCTCCCTCCAGAATGTTTCGTGTCCACTAGAccaaagcaggagaagggaaaggctGATGCCTCCTTCACGTGGCtcgtttttatttttatttttatcttttggTTCTTACAGCTCGCCCGTCTACAGTTCACCTCGTCCCGTCTAGAGAAGCCACTCCTCCCCATGCTGGACAACAAGAAGGCAGAGGCTAGTATGGCCTATGACGACGAGCGAACGAGCCCCCATGGGTCGGTTTTTGAGGAAAAAGAGGTCTTCAAGAAGACCGATACTGGAGTCAACTTCCGCAAAGTTGGGTGGTTCAATGCGGGCGTGATCTTCATTAAGATCCTCTTTGCGACAGGGGTGTTGTCACTACCATCAGCGCTATATTCACTGGGTGCCGTGGGAGGTTCGATTAGTATCGTGGCTTGGGGATGCTTCAATACCTACTGTTTTGTTATTCTAGGCAACTTTCGCACAAAACATCCTCACTGCCATTCGATCGCTGACATGGCTGAGGTCGTCGGAGGCACAATTGCAAAGGAGGCGACGGGGTTATTGTTCATTATTGCTTATGTCCTGGTGACAGGTAGTGGAATTATTGGCGTGTCGACCGCGCTAAATGCCCTTTCACACCACGCCGCGTGCACTGTCTGGTGGTCATTTCTTGCCACGGTTGTCATTATCGCGACCGCCTCCATTCGCAAACTTGAGCATGTGGGCTGGCTCACCTATGCTGGCTTTATTTCTATTTATGCCGCCGTACTAATCGTTGTGATCGGGGTAACCACACGAGACCGGCCAGCAGCCGCACCTCAGGAGGGCCCATATGACCTAGGCTTCGTGGCCATCAATAACCCCGGGTTTGCGGCCGGCATGGTGGCCTCCTGCACAATCTTCGTGTCGTCAGCCGGCACCAGCGCCTTTCTGCCTGTCATCTCGGAGATGCATAACCCAAAAGATTACAAGAAGCCACTATACTTCTGTATGGCTCTTGTCACCGCTTCGTACCTCGCCTTTAGCTTGGTCGTCTATCGCTGGTGTGGGAAGTGGGTAGCGAGCCCATCTTTGGGGGTGcgtatttctttccttcctggACCCGTCATTTGTGCGGTGAATCCGGAGTTAATTACATATATCATATAGAGTGCAGGACAAACGATCAAGATGGTATCTTACGGTGTTGCCTTGGTGGGATTGATTGTGAGCGCCACACTTTACCTGCATGTAAGTCTTTCCACGATTACCTTTGCCAACTCCATATAGTTTACTGGAAGCTGACTAGAATGGTGACTCTTAAGGTGGCGGCCAAATATGTCTTTGTACGTATACTAGGAAATTCGCGGCACTTGCAGGCCAACACAGTCGTTCATTGGGGTACTTGGATTGCAAGCACGGTTATCCTCGGTGCCCTTGCGTTCATCCTGGCGGAGGCGATTCCGATCTTCAACTATCTCATTGCCCTTGTGGGCTCCGTGTGTTTTGCCCCACTCGCCATGAGCCTTCCGGGCTGGCTGTGGCTATACGACCACTGGCATTACAAGAACGGTACCATGAAAGACAAGGCTGTGTTCGTCCTGCACTGCGGCCTGGTGCTGCtgggtcttttctttttggttggAGCGACGTACGGCGTCGTAATTCAGATTGTTGATGCCTACAGCTCCGGGACTATTGGTATGTGCTGACGATTTCCCACGTAGGGAAACTATTACTGACATTAACCTTGAAAGGATCGGCATTTAGTTGTGCAGATAACTCAAATTCGTCTTGAGATAAGTAATTGGTTCTACATAAATTACAGGCGCCAGGAAATCCTATAACTTGCTCGCCAAATTCATAGAGTACTACATAGCTTTTTGTTTCCGGCATGTCTGGCGAAGAGCATAGTGGCTGCGTTCAACATTGCTTCTTGGGCTCTGCTGCGTTAGTTCTATTTTTCCTTCATCACTCTCATATTAGTTTTTATTCCTGCCACTATATAGTAAACAATAGTGCGAGGCAAGGTTGTAATGGTATAATGTGTACTCGAGCATCAGAGCAATAGCCTGTTTATGCCCTAAGCCCTAGGGAACGCTTTACCGGAGCCTGTCCGACCACTTCCTCAGCTTGACTGAGCTTTCTATTGTTGGTCTACAATAGTACGACAAGGGCATTATATGCCCCACTGATTCCGAGACACAAACGGCTCATAGGTATGGATGGGCTGCCGTGATGGACGTTATTTGTTAATTTATCTCACCGTCGAATCCTTCACGACTCCACCGGCCCGTTACAGAATGTGGCCACACACGTTTGTACCTCAAACCGCACCAAAATGGTATGCTCAACGAGGGCTGAGCATGTAAATTGATCCTACTGCGGAAGATTAAGTAATGGAAAACATTTCCGTTGAAGAGACTTTGCAGACAGTTTGACGATCTACGTTAAGCGTTACATCGCCTGTGGGTAACAGATCA includes the following:
- a CDS encoding putative neutral amino acid permease (predicted protein); amino-acid sequence: MLDNKKAEASMAYDDERTSPHGSVFEEKEVFKKTDTGVNFRKVGWFNAGVIFIKILFATGVLSLPSALYSLGAVGGSISIVAWGCFNTYCFVILGNFRTKHPHCHSIADMAEVVGGTIAKEATGLLFIIAYVLVTGSGIIGVSTALNALSHHAACTVWWSFLATVVIIATASIRKLEHVGWLTYAGFISIYAAVLIVVIGVTTRDRPAAAPQEGPYDLGFVAINNPGFAAGMVASCTIFVSSAGTSAFLPVISEMHNPKDYKKPLYFCMALVTASYLAFSLVVYRWCGKWVASPSLGSAGQTIKMVSYGVALVGLIVSATLYLHVAAKYVFVRILGNSRHLQANTVVHWGTWIASTVILGALAFILAEAIPIFNYLIALVGSVCFAPLAMSLPGWLWLYDHWHYKNGTMKDKAVFVLHCGLVLLGLFFLVGATYGVVIQIVDAYSSGTIGNPITCSPNS